A stretch of Camelina sativa cultivar DH55 chromosome 18, Cs, whole genome shotgun sequence DNA encodes these proteins:
- the LOC104763429 gene encoding putative FBD-associated F-box protein At5g53635: MADDREKPKEACSKGLSEILEEDRISQLPDHLIYHILGYLSINDVVRPSILSTRWRGLWLWVPRLELSSREFSDFNAFASFGDKFFDSDRVSCIENLELTIVVNENTSYFTSWIDDAVKRNVQHLRLDFCLTSYFERPVSLYVCHTLVSLKLNCMTLDVVEFFSFPRLKTMHLTYLWLSKDATFERFVSSCPVLEDLEIFGYLDASQPLRVHSRSLKRLIIAGCASTKVDSVPGIIIDAPLLCDLAIIDEKSKSFIVNNMEYNAKLKIDVSFGIEVVDEASVSSRRSLIRSCLSGILKVEDLTIFGDILLKIIHYYSKSESLPQFGYMSQLSLVGEYMKWFEPFLESCPNLKSLVLMVNLLNPMIFVSSL; the protein is encoded by the exons ATGGCTGATGATAGGGAGAAACCGAAAGAGGCTTGTTCTAAAGGGTTGAGTGAGATATTGGAGGAAGATAGGATAAGCCAATTACCTGATCATTTGATATATCACATACTTGGTTATCTCTCTATTAATGATGTTGTAAGACCAAGCATTTTGTCCACCAGGTGGAGGGGTCTCTGGCTTTGGGTTCCTCGTTTGGAACTAAGCTCCCGAGAGTTCTCTGACTTCAATGCCTTTGCGAGTTTTGGTGACAAGTTTTTTGATTCCGATAGGGTGTCATGCATAGAAAACCTTGAGTTAACTATTGTTGTAAATGAGAATACATCTTATTTCACTTCATGGATTGATGATGCTGTTAAGCGTAACGTCCAACATCTACGTCTTGACTTTTGTTTAACGTCATATTTTGAGAGGCCCGTAAGCCTTTACGTGTGTCACACACTGGTTTCTTTAAAGCTCAATTGTATGACCTTGGATGTTGTCGAGTTTTTTTCCTTCCCTCGTCTGAAGACTATGCATTTAACTTATCTTTGGCTTTCCAAGGATGCCACTTTCGAGAGATTTGTCTCTTCTTGTCCTGTCTTGGAAGATTTAGAAATTTTCGGATATCTGGATGCTTCTCAACCCCTTCGGGTACACTCTAGGTCACTGAAAAGACTCATTATTGCAGGTTGTGCTTCTACTAAGGTTGATTCTGTTCCAGGAATTATCATTGATGCTCCTCTATTATGTGATTTGGCAATCATAGATGAGAAATCAAAAAGCTTTATAGTAAACAATATGGAGTACAATGCCAAGTTAAAAATTGATGTCTCCTTTGGTATTGAGGTTGTGGATGAAGCAAGTGTTTCATCGAGGAGGAGTCTCATCCGTAGTTGTCTGTCAGGGATCTTGAAGGTCGAGGATTTGACGATATTTGGGGACATTTTGTTGAAG ATCATTCATTACTATTCCAAATCAGAATCGCTGCCACAGTTTGGTTATATGTCACAGCTTTCTCTCGTGGGAGAGTATATGAAATGGTTTGAACCATTTCTTGAGAGCTGCCCGAATCTGAAATCCCTCGTCTTGATGGTAAATCTGCTAAACCCTATGATATTTGTTTCATCTCTATGA
- the LOC104761386 gene encoding F-box/FBD/LRR-repeat protein At1g51370-like, which translates to MVGRKKTTKICDKASHEEEEDRISQLPESLISEILYHLPTKDVVTTSVLSTRWRNLWQSVPGLDLDYVPSSQFDDFVSFVEKLFNSNRESWIRKLRLNLRRPSGTFDLTSRVDAVTRRRVQHLDVTCYCISDPIPLSIYTCETLVHLRLQSGFLPSPDFVSLPRLKFIHLECVSYSDESTLEKLISGSPVLEDLTLIGFSTHTEKVTQVRSHSLKRIHIRQLRVVIDAPLLQCLKIGTIKNYDIVNLGFFTKLDIDVEFVGHSSSYYIPDILTDISKVRDLVIGNAFWQDIFLYSKSGPVLQFRNLSRLNARLSKSDLELLPLILESCTKLESLTLELVKDKSKSREKKKNPNVMFSTVPQCLVTSLKFVELKRSIPGYEEEIKLIRYLLKNSTILEKLRLNVYYSKKAMCDFLKEVVAMPRGSTACEVLVL; encoded by the exons atggtGGGTAGAAAGAAGACAACCAAAATATGTGACAAAGCCTCacatgaggaggaggaagatagGATAAGCCAGTTACCGGAGTCTTTGATATCTGAAATACTTTATCATCTCCCTACCAAAGATGTTGTCACAACAAGTGTTTTGTCTACCAGATGGAGAAATCTTTGGCAATCAGTTCCTGGATTGGACTTAGACTACGTTCCATCCTCGCAATTTGATGACTTTGTGAGTTTTGTTGAAAAGTTATTTAATTCCAACAGGGAGTCATGGATACGCAAACTCCGGTTAAATTTGCGTCGTCCTTCTGGTACTTTTGATCTCACCTCACGGGTTGATGCTGTGACTAGGCGTAGGGTTCAGCATCTTGATGTAACTTGTTACTGTATCAGTGATCCGATACCTCTGAGCATATATACCTGCGAGACACTGGTACACTTACGACTCCAAAGCGGTTTCTTGCCTAGTCCCGACTTTGTTTCCTTACCTCGTCTTAAGTTCATCCACTTAGAATGTGTTAGTTACTCCGATGAGTCCACTTTGGAGAAACTTATCTCAGGTTCCCCGGTTTTGGAAGATTTAACGCTCATCGGATTTTCTACACATACTGAAAAGGTTACACAAGTGCGCTCTCATTCTTTAAAAAGAATCCACATTCGTCAGCTCCGAGTTGTGATTGATGCTCCTCTACTCCAGTGCTTGAAGATTGGCACAATAAAGAACTATGATATAGTCAATTTGGGTTTCTTTACCAAACTAGATATAGATGTTGAATTCGTAGGCCATTCGAGTAGTTACTACATTCCTGACATCCTCACCGATATATCAAAGGTCAGGGACCTAGTTATTGGTAATGCTTTCTGGCAG GATATCTTTCTATACTCGAAATCGGGACCGGTGCTACAGTTTCGAAACCTATCCCGTTTGAATGCTAGACTTTCTAAATCTGATCTTGAATTATTACCACTCATTCTTGAGAGCTGCACAAAACTAGAATCTCTCACATTG gaattGGTCAAGGACAAATCCAAGAGtcgtgagaagaagaaaaacccaAATGTGATGTTTTCAACAGTGCCTCAGTGTTTGGTAACATCGCTCAAGTTTGTGGAATTGAAACGTTCGATCCCAGGctatgaagaagaaataaagcTGATAAGATACTTGCTGAAGAATTCAACAATCCTAGAGAAGTTAAGGCTCAATGTTTACTACTCGAAAAAGGCAATGTGTGACTTCCTTAAAGAAGTCGTTGCAATGCCAAGAGGCTCTACCGCTTGTGAAGTCCTTGTTCTTTAA
- the LOC109130600 gene encoding putative F-box/FBD/LRR-repeat protein At3g23955: MDQVNINLYVPSSVPKCLESSLEFVILKFPVSINVAEMKLVRYFLENSAVLKRLTLHLDSNSTEDEVLKKLLEVPRASTKCKVVIVQK, encoded by the coding sequence ATGGATCAAGTCAACATTAATTTATATGTGCCCTCATCTGTGCCCAAGTGTTTGGAATCCTCTCTCGAGTTTGTAATCCTTAAATTCCCAGTCTCGATAAATGTTGCAGAAATGAAGCTAGTAAGGTACTTCTTAGAGAATTCGGCTGTCCTTAAGAGACTCACTCTACATTTGGATTCTAATTCAACAGAAGATGAAGTCTTGAAGAAACTATTGGAAGTCCCAAGAGCCTCTACCAAATGTAAGGTTGTCATTGTACAAAAATAG